One Bacillus amyloliquefaciens DSM 7 = ATCC 23350 DNA window includes the following coding sequences:
- a CDS encoding CcdC protein domain-containing protein produces MVQLATVLFVIIIIALIFWFRMKKGNRPIKGGGFGIILPLVIIAVIFSFSISQLMHIPGKPFHLPAVWELAIAGLLGAVFGVIMLSQTAYEIREDGFVYSKRNKNFKYVIIAIIAIRIVLSQYFKNIDAAEFAVLTMELAFVYLCIWRIGSFVKYRKISRSGL; encoded by the coding sequence TTGGTTCAATTGGCAACCGTTTTATTTGTCATTATTATTATTGCACTTATTTTTTGGTTCAGAATGAAAAAGGGAAACAGGCCGATTAAAGGCGGCGGCTTCGGCATCATTCTCCCGCTTGTGATTATCGCCGTCATTTTTTCGTTCAGCATCAGCCAGCTCATGCATATTCCGGGAAAGCCGTTTCATCTTCCCGCTGTTTGGGAGCTCGCCATCGCCGGACTGTTAGGCGCGGTATTTGGCGTCATTATGCTGTCGCAAACCGCATATGAAATCCGGGAAGACGGCTTTGTCTACTCCAAACGGAATAAAAACTTTAAATATGTCATTATCGCGATTATTGCGATCCGTATCGTGCTCAGTCAATATTTCAAAAACATTGACGCGGCGGAATTTGCCGTTTTAACAATGGAGCTTGCTTTTGTGTATTTGTGCATTTGGCGGATCGGAAGCTTCGTGAAATACCGTAAAATCAGCAGATCCGGCTTGTGA
- the spoVAE gene encoding stage V sporulation protein AE, protein MEYLLAFVCGGIICIIGQLLLDIFKLTPAHVMTTFVVIGTLLDGFGIYDKFIEFAGAGATVPIVSFGHSLLHGAMHQAHEHGFIGIGMGIFELTSAGISSAILFAFLVAVIFKPKG, encoded by the coding sequence ATGGAATATCTGTTGGCTTTTGTTTGCGGAGGAATCATTTGTATTATCGGTCAGCTGCTGCTGGACATTTTTAAACTGACACCCGCCCATGTGATGACAACTTTTGTGGTCATCGGCACCTTATTAGACGGGTTCGGCATTTATGACAAATTTATCGAGTTCGCAGGCGCGGGCGCGACGGTTCCCATCGTCAGCTTCGGACACAGCTTATTGCACGGCGCCATGCATCAAGCTCACGAGCATGGATTTATCGGGATCGGCATGGGGATTTTTGAACTTACCTCCGCCGGCATATCTTCAGCGATTTTATTCGCATTTCTTGTGGCTGTTATTTTTAAACCGAAAGGATAA
- a CDS encoding D-alanyl-D-alanine carboxypeptidase family protein produces MKRLISTLLIGILLTASAPSAFAKPDGKHTSELAHEAKSAVLIERDTGSILYNKNSRERLAPASMTKIMTMLLIMEALDKGNIKMSDKVRTSEHAASMGGSQIFLEPGEEMTVKEMLKGIAIASGNDASVAMAEYIAGSEEDFVSRMNKKAKELGLKDTSFKNPTGLPEKGHYSSAYDMAKMAKELLKYDKITQFTGTYEDYLRENTDKKFWLVNTNRLIKFYPGVDGVKTGFTGEAKYCLTATAKKGNMRVIAVVFGASTPKERNAQVTKMLDYAFSQFKTHPLYKRNQIVGSVKVKKGKQKLIKLTTSEPISLLAKKGENMDKVKKEVKINSNVTAPVKKGEVLGSLVLKKDGKVLVESPVTAKDDMEKAGFLTFLKRTMGDWTKFK; encoded by the coding sequence ATGAAACGTCTTATATCCACTTTGTTGATTGGCATTTTATTAACCGCATCGGCACCGTCCGCTTTTGCAAAGCCGGACGGAAAACATACATCGGAGCTCGCTCATGAAGCCAAAAGCGCCGTGCTGATTGAACGCGATACGGGAAGCATTCTTTACAATAAGAACAGCCGGGAGCGCCTGGCGCCGGCAAGCATGACAAAAATCATGACCATGCTTTTAATCATGGAAGCGCTTGACAAAGGAAACATTAAGATGAGCGATAAAGTCAGGACGAGTGAACATGCCGCGTCCATGGGCGGCTCGCAGATTTTCCTTGAACCCGGAGAGGAAATGACGGTAAAAGAAATGCTCAAAGGAATTGCGATCGCTTCCGGAAATGACGCATCTGTCGCGATGGCAGAATATATCGCCGGTTCGGAAGAGGATTTCGTCAGCCGGATGAACAAAAAAGCAAAAGAATTGGGATTGAAAGATACCTCCTTCAAAAACCCGACAGGCCTGCCTGAAAAAGGCCATTACAGCTCTGCTTACGACATGGCAAAAATGGCGAAGGAATTATTGAAGTATGACAAAATCACTCAATTTACGGGAACGTATGAGGATTATTTAAGAGAAAATACAGACAAAAAGTTCTGGCTCGTCAATACAAACCGGCTGATCAAATTTTATCCGGGTGTAGACGGTGTGAAAACCGGCTTTACAGGCGAAGCGAAGTATTGTTTAACTGCCACCGCTAAAAAAGGCAATATGAGGGTCATCGCAGTCGTTTTCGGAGCCAGCACTCCGAAAGAAAGAAATGCCCAAGTGACAAAAATGCTTGATTATGCCTTCAGCCAGTTCAAAACACATCCATTGTATAAACGGAATCAAATCGTCGGATCGGTCAAAGTCAAAAAAGGTAAGCAGAAACTGATCAAGCTGACCACGTCTGAACCGATTTCCCTTTTAGCCAAAAAGGGGGAGAATATGGACAAAGTTAAAAAAGAAGTGAAAATCAACAGCAATGTAACGGCTCCGGTTAAAAAAGGAGAGGTGCTTGGCAGCCTCGTTCTGAAAAAAGACGGAAAAGTGCTCGTTGAAAGCCCCGTCACGGCAAAAGACGACATGGAAAAAGCGGGTTTTCTCACTTTTCTGAAGCGGACGATGGGAGATTGGACAAAATTTAAATAA
- a CDS encoding spore germination protein, which translates to MPEKPENMIKVYRDPRKNEQFFKDRVGMGTSYDVGVRKVQVLDREVQIYFVNGLTDTLFIIHLIEQLVDVNNYDENADEAIDVVENRLVNQQVQKVKTLDEATDQVLSGLVAVIVEDAGFAFVVDVRNYPGRTPEEPDTEKVVRGARDGFIESIVINTALIRRRIRDERLRVKITKVGERSKTDLAIVYIEDIADPDLVSIVENEVNAIDIDGLTMADKTVEEFIVKQGYNPFPMVRYTERPDVAANHILEGHVIIVVDTSPSVIITPTTIFHHVQHAEEYRQAPSVGTFLRWIRFFGIIASTVLLPIWFLFVLEPSLLPERLDFIGLNKNTHIPIILQIFLADLGIEFLRMAAIHTPTALSTAMGLIAAVLIGQIAIAVGLFSAEVILYVSIAAIGSFTTPSYELSLANKMMRLILMILVAIFKVKGFVIGFTLLLIVMASIRSFHTPYLWPFLPFNGKALWQVLVRTTVPGAKVRPSIVHPKDRQRQPSGS; encoded by the coding sequence ATGCCGGAAAAACCGGAAAACATGATAAAAGTATACCGGGATCCTAGAAAAAATGAACAATTTTTTAAAGACCGTGTCGGTATGGGGACGAGCTATGATGTCGGCGTCCGCAAAGTTCAAGTTTTAGACCGGGAAGTCCAGATTTACTTTGTCAACGGGTTAACCGATACTTTGTTTATCATTCATTTAATAGAGCAGCTCGTCGATGTCAATAATTATGACGAGAACGCGGATGAAGCGATTGATGTCGTTGAAAACAGGCTCGTCAATCAGCAGGTCCAAAAAGTGAAAACACTCGACGAAGCAACGGATCAAGTGCTTTCCGGACTTGTCGCCGTTATCGTTGAAGACGCCGGCTTCGCTTTCGTCGTCGACGTCAGGAATTATCCCGGACGCACGCCCGAAGAACCGGATACAGAAAAGGTCGTGCGCGGGGCAAGAGACGGTTTTATAGAAAGTATCGTCATTAATACAGCGTTGATCAGAAGAAGAATCAGAGACGAAAGGCTCCGCGTCAAAATTACGAAAGTCGGTGAGCGCTCTAAGACCGATCTGGCCATTGTGTATATAGAGGACATCGCGGACCCTGATCTTGTCAGCATCGTCGAAAACGAAGTGAATGCGATTGACATTGACGGGCTGACGATGGCTGATAAAACGGTGGAAGAATTTATCGTCAAGCAGGGCTACAACCCGTTTCCTATGGTCAGATACACAGAACGCCCGGATGTGGCCGCCAATCATATTTTGGAAGGTCACGTCATTATCGTCGTCGATACGTCACCGAGCGTTATCATAACGCCCACAACGATTTTTCACCACGTTCAGCATGCGGAAGAATACAGGCAGGCTCCTTCTGTCGGGACATTTTTAAGATGGATCAGGTTTTTTGGTATTATTGCTTCAACTGTCCTGCTTCCGATTTGGTTCCTGTTTGTTCTCGAACCGTCTCTTCTGCCAGAAAGATTGGATTTTATCGGCTTAAATAAAAATACGCATATCCCGATCATTCTGCAAATCTTTTTGGCCGATCTGGGCATTGAGTTTCTCAGGATGGCCGCGATCCATACGCCGACCGCTTTATCGACCGCCATGGGGCTGATTGCGGCGGTGCTGATCGGACAAATCGCCATAGCGGTGGGGCTGTTTTCAGCCGAAGTGATTTTGTACGTATCGATCGCCGCCATCGGATCATTCACAACGCCGAGCTATGAACTCAGCCTCGCCAATAAAATGATGCGTCTCATCTTAATGATTCTCGTGGCCATTTTCAAAGTGAAAGGCTTTGTTATCGGCTTTACATTGCTGCTGATCGTAATGGCGAGTATCCGCTCATTTCATACGCCGTATTTATGGCCGTTTTTACCATTTAACGGCAAGGCGCTGTGGCAGGTGCTCGTCCGGACGACAGTGCCGGGAGCAAAAGTCAGACCGAGCATTGTTCACCCGAAAGACCGTCAAAGACAGCCAAGCGGTTCATAA
- the spoVAD gene encoding stage V sporulation protein AD: MKLTGKQTWVFENPLFINAAGTAAGPKEKDGPLGSLFDKTYDEMHCNQKNWEMAERQLMEDAINSALQKQNLKKSDIDLLLAGDLLNQNVTANYVARHLKIPFLCLFGACSTSMETVAVASALIDGGFANRAIAATSSHNATAERQFRNPTEYGGQKPDTATSTVTGGGAVIISQNPSDIKITSATVGKVSDLGITDPFDMGSAMAPAAADTIKQHLKDLNRTADDYDLILTGDLSGVGSPILKDLLKEEGYPAGTKHDDCGLLIYTPDQQVFAGGSGCACSALVTYTHIFNQLKAGSLNRVLVVATGALLSPTMIQQKETIPTIAHGVVFERAGGAS; the protein is encoded by the coding sequence ATGAAATTGACCGGAAAGCAAACCTGGGTGTTTGAAAACCCGTTATTTATAAATGCGGCGGGGACGGCAGCCGGACCGAAAGAAAAAGACGGCCCGCTCGGCTCGCTGTTTGATAAGACATACGATGAAATGCATTGCAATCAGAAAAACTGGGAAATGGCGGAACGTCAATTAATGGAAGATGCCATCAACTCCGCTTTGCAAAAACAAAACCTGAAAAAAAGCGATATTGATTTGTTGCTCGCAGGTGATCTTTTAAATCAAAATGTGACGGCCAATTACGTCGCAAGACATCTGAAAATTCCGTTCCTCTGTCTGTTCGGCGCCTGCTCGACGTCAATGGAAACGGTTGCCGTCGCATCCGCACTCATTGACGGCGGTTTTGCGAACAGGGCGATTGCGGCCACGAGCAGCCATAATGCGACGGCAGAACGGCAATTCCGTAATCCGACGGAGTATGGCGGGCAAAAACCGGATACCGCCACTTCAACGGTTACGGGGGGAGGGGCGGTCATCATCAGCCAAAACCCTTCTGATATCAAGATTACAAGCGCGACAGTGGGAAAAGTAAGCGACCTCGGGATTACAGACCCGTTTGATATGGGCTCTGCCATGGCGCCCGCTGCTGCAGATACAATCAAACAGCACCTGAAGGACTTGAACCGTACGGCGGATGATTACGATCTGATTTTAACGGGAGACCTTTCAGGCGTCGGCTCGCCGATTTTAAAAGATTTGCTTAAAGAAGAAGGCTATCCCGCCGGAACGAAACACGATGACTGCGGTCTTCTCATCTATACGCCGGATCAGCAGGTATTTGCGGGCGGAAGCGGCTGCGCCTGCTCCGCGCTTGTTACGTACACACATATTTTTAATCAATTAAAAGCGGGGTCTCTCAACAGGGTTCTCGTTGTCGCGACAGGAGCGCTTTTAAGTCCGACAATGATTCAGCAGAAGGAAACCATTCCGACCATCGCCCACGGTGTGGTATTTGAGCGAGCGGGAGGTGCATCATAA
- the sigF gene encoding RNA polymerase sporulation sigma factor SigF, which produces MDVEVKKNSKNAQLKDHEVKELIKKSQEGDQQARDLLIEKNMRLVWSVVQRFLNRGYEPDDLFQIGCIGLLKSVDKFDLSYDVRFSTYAVPMIIGEIQRFIRDDGTVKVSRSLKELGNKIRRAKDELSKTYGRVPTVQEIADHLEIDAEDVVLAQEAVRAPSSIHETVYENDGDPITLLDQIADHSEEKWFDKIALKEAISDLEEREKLIVYLRYYKDQTQSEVAERLGISQVQVSRLEKKILKQIKVQMDHTES; this is translated from the coding sequence ATGGATGTGGAGGTTAAGAAAAACAGCAAAAACGCGCAGCTCAAGGACCATGAAGTCAAAGAATTAATCAAAAAGAGCCAAGAGGGCGACCAGCAGGCAAGAGACCTCCTCATAGAAAAAAACATGCGTCTTGTGTGGTCTGTCGTGCAAAGGTTTTTAAACAGAGGCTATGAGCCGGACGATCTGTTTCAGATCGGCTGTATCGGATTGTTAAAATCCGTTGATAAATTCGATTTGTCCTATGATGTCCGTTTTTCAACTTATGCCGTGCCGATGATTATCGGAGAAATCCAGCGCTTCATCCGTGATGACGGAACCGTCAAAGTGTCAAGATCTTTAAAAGAACTGGGCAATAAAATCCGCCGGGCGAAAGATGAGCTGTCAAAAACATACGGAAGAGTGCCGACCGTTCAGGAAATCGCGGATCATTTAGAAATTGATGCGGAGGATGTGGTGCTTGCGCAGGAAGCGGTGCGGGCGCCTTCATCCATTCATGAGACGGTATATGAAAATGACGGAGACCCGATCACCCTGCTCGATCAGATCGCCGATCATTCAGAAGAGAAGTGGTTTGACAAAATCGCCCTCAAGGAAGCGATCAGTGATTTGGAAGAACGGGAAAAACTCATTGTCTATCTGAGGTATTACAAAGACCAGACCCAGTCGGAAGTAGCCGAACGGCTCGGGATTTCACAAGTCCAGGTATCGAGGCTGGAGAAAAAAATATTAAAGCAGATTAAAGTGCAGATGGATCATACGGAAAGCTGA
- the spoIIAB gene encoding anti-sigma F factor, translated as MKNEMHLEFSALSQNESFARVTVASFIAQLDPTMDELTEIKTVVSEAVTNAIIHGYEENCDGKVYISVTLEDHVVYLTIRDEGLGITDLEEARQPLFTTKPELERSGMGFTIMENFMDDVTIDSSPEMGTTIRLTKHLSKSKALCN; from the coding sequence ATGAAAAACGAGATGCATCTTGAATTTTCAGCCCTCAGTCAGAATGAATCGTTTGCGCGTGTAACGGTTGCTTCTTTTATCGCACAGCTGGACCCGACGATGGACGAGCTGACGGAAATCAAAACCGTCGTATCAGAAGCGGTAACAAACGCGATCATCCACGGCTATGAAGAAAACTGCGACGGAAAGGTGTACATCTCCGTCACGCTGGAGGATCACGTCGTCTATCTGACCATACGGGATGAAGGCCTCGGGATCACGGATCTGGAGGAGGCGCGCCAGCCGCTCTTTACGACAAAACCCGAGCTTGAGCGCTCCGGAATGGGCTTTACCATTATGGAAAACTTCATGGATGATGTCACGATTGATTCCTCGCCGGAGATGGGGACGACGATACGCTTAACAAAACACCTATCAAAAAGCAAAGCGCTTTGTAATTAA
- a CDS encoding DUF1002 domain-containing protein, which produces MKKMWIGLLAAAVVLCTIPKISLADAAVGDVIVTLGADLSNADRQKVLDELNVPDNATKVTVTNKEEHEYLGKYISNAQIGTRAISSSSITVEKKGSGLDVQTHNIDSITDEMYLNALMTAGVKDAKVYVTAPFEVSGTAALTGVIKAYEVSSDKAISEDVKQVANQELVTTSKLGDKIGDKNASALIANIKDDFAKNGVPDTKEGIEKKVDDAASNLNITLTDAQKDQLVSLFNKMKNAKIDWGQVGNQLDKAKDKITKFIQSDEGKSFIQKVIDFFASIWNAIVSVFTGDSGSSSNS; this is translated from the coding sequence TTGAAAAAAATGTGGATTGGATTGCTGGCGGCGGCCGTTGTATTGTGCACAATACCGAAGATCAGCCTGGCCGATGCCGCAGTCGGAGATGTCATCGTCACACTGGGAGCAGATCTGTCAAACGCAGACCGTCAAAAAGTGCTTGACGAATTAAATGTTCCTGACAACGCGACAAAAGTGACGGTCACTAATAAAGAAGAACATGAATATCTGGGAAAATATATATCGAATGCCCAAATCGGCACAAGAGCCATTTCTTCATCATCCATCACGGTGGAAAAGAAAGGGTCCGGGCTTGACGTCCAAACCCATAACATCGATTCCATTACGGATGAAATGTACTTAAACGCCCTGATGACAGCAGGCGTGAAAGATGCGAAAGTATACGTAACGGCGCCGTTTGAAGTATCAGGAACCGCTGCATTAACAGGGGTCATTAAGGCATATGAAGTTTCATCAGACAAAGCGATTTCAGAAGATGTAAAACAAGTCGCCAACCAAGAGCTTGTCACAACATCAAAACTCGGAGATAAAATCGGAGATAAAAACGCCTCCGCGCTTATCGCAAACATTAAAGACGATTTCGCGAAAAACGGTGTGCCCGATACAAAAGAAGGAATCGAGAAAAAAGTCGATGATGCGGCATCAAACCTTAACATTACACTGACTGACGCTCAAAAAGACCAGCTTGTTTCATTGTTTAATAAAATGAAAAATGCCAAGATTGATTGGGGCCAAGTCGGCAATCAGCTTGATAAGGCTAAAGACAAAATCACAAAGTTCATTCAATCCGACGAAGGCAAAAGCTTTATTCAAAAAGTCATTGATTTCTTCGCGTCGATTTGGAATGCGATCGTGTCTGTATTTACAGGAGACAGCGGATCAAGTTCTAACAGCTAA
- a CDS encoding peptidylprolyl isomerase: MKTGYIEMENGSRIEFELYPNEAPNTVANFENLANTGFYDGVIFHRVIPGFVSQGGDPTGTGMGGSGKTIKCETEGNPHKHEAGSLSMAHAGKDTGSSQFFIVHEPQPHLNGVHTVFGKVTSGLEHAKNMSNGDKMKEVRVEG, translated from the coding sequence ATGAAAACTGGTTACATCGAAATGGAAAACGGCAGCAGAATCGAATTTGAACTTTACCCGAATGAAGCGCCTAATACAGTCGCTAACTTTGAAAACCTGGCGAATACGGGCTTTTATGACGGCGTTATTTTCCACCGCGTGATTCCGGGCTTTGTCAGCCAAGGCGGAGATCCGACTGGGACAGGCATGGGCGGAAGCGGAAAAACGATCAAATGTGAAACAGAAGGCAACCCGCATAAGCACGAAGCCGGTTCTTTATCAATGGCGCATGCCGGTAAAGACACGGGTTCAAGCCAATTCTTCATCGTACATGAGCCGCAGCCGCATTTAAACGGCGTTCACACTGTATTCGGAAAAGTGACAAGCGGTTTAGAGCACGCGAAAAACATGTCTAACGGAGACAAAATGAAAGAAGTCCGTGTAGAAGGTTAA
- a CDS encoding stage V sporulation protein AE, with the protein MMTKRKVILVTDGDVYAAKTIEYAAEKTGGRCISQSKGNPSTRSGPELVQLIKTAPNDPVFVMFDDSGLQGEGPGETALKYVASHQDIEVLGVIAVASKTHQAEWTKVDVSIDRDGEVTEFGVDKIGMREMDEHRMNGDTVYCLDKLDVPLIVGIGDIGKMGRKDDISKGSPITMKAVEFILERSEYHAGKTGKHDKSIPGS; encoded by the coding sequence CTGATGACGAAACGGAAAGTCATCCTTGTGACAGACGGGGACGTATACGCCGCCAAAACGATTGAATATGCCGCGGAAAAAACAGGCGGACGGTGTATTTCCCAATCAAAGGGCAATCCTTCAACCAGAAGCGGTCCGGAACTTGTTCAGCTGATTAAAACCGCGCCGAATGACCCGGTGTTTGTCATGTTTGACGATTCGGGCCTGCAAGGTGAAGGACCGGGCGAAACGGCGCTGAAATATGTCGCCTCACATCAAGACATTGAAGTGCTGGGAGTGATTGCGGTCGCTTCTAAAACCCATCAGGCTGAATGGACGAAAGTAGATGTCTCCATTGACCGTGATGGAGAAGTGACGGAGTTTGGCGTCGACAAAATCGGAATGAGAGAAATGGACGAGCACAGAATGAACGGAGACACGGTGTATTGTCTTGACAAACTGGACGTTCCCCTCATTGTAGGCATCGGCGACATAGGAAAGATGGGAAGAAAAGATGATATATCCAAAGGCTCGCCGATTACGATGAAGGCTGTCGAATTCATTTTAGAAAGGAGCGAATATCATGCCGGAAAAACCGGAAAACATGATAAAAGTATACCGGGATCCTAG
- a CDS encoding stage V sporulation protein AA, which translates to MERRIFLRLRHRVKAHTGDIITVGDAAQIAGQQKLKKKLSALPLYQITKKDKNIVVLDIIKVLKAIHTAFPALDVQTVGGAETIVEIHYQKKQLSAVLFVGVWLLLFIGSCLAIMNFHEDVSMREVHIALYEIITGRRNEYPYLLQIPYSIGLGLGMIVFFNHIFKKRLNEEPSPLEVEMFNYQLDLDHYVAMHENEETMKDLHDR; encoded by the coding sequence ATGGAAAGACGAATATTCCTCAGACTTCGCCACCGCGTGAAGGCTCATACCGGAGATATCATCACAGTCGGCGACGCCGCGCAGATCGCGGGACAGCAAAAGCTGAAAAAAAAACTGTCGGCACTGCCGCTGTATCAGATCACGAAAAAAGACAAAAATATCGTAGTGCTGGACATTATAAAAGTGCTGAAGGCCATTCATACCGCTTTTCCCGCTCTTGATGTACAGACCGTCGGCGGCGCTGAAACGATAGTGGAAATTCATTACCAGAAAAAGCAGCTGTCAGCCGTTTTGTTTGTCGGTGTCTGGCTGCTGCTTTTTATCGGTTCATGTCTCGCCATTATGAATTTTCATGAAGATGTGAGTATGAGAGAAGTTCATATCGCCTTATATGAAATCATAACGGGCAGACGGAATGAATATCCGTATCTGCTTCAGATTCCGTACAGCATCGGCCTCGGTCTCGGTATGATCGTCTTTTTCAATCACATCTTCAAAAAACGCCTGAATGAAGAGCCAAGCCCGCTGGAGGTCGAGATGTTTAATTATCAGCTTGATCTCGATCATTATGTCGCAATGCACGAAAATGAAGAAACGATGAAAGATCTGCATGATCGTTAG
- the lysA gene encoding diaminopimelate decarboxylase gives MFLHGTSRQNKLGHLEIGGVDALYLVEHYGTPLYVYDVALIRERAKSFKQAFIDADLKAQVAYASKAFSSVAMIQLAEQEGLSLDVVSGGELFTAVSAGFPADRIHFHGNNKSREELQMALDHQIGCIVVDNFHEISLLAELCRKSGRAMDVLLRITPGVEAHTHDYITTGQEDSKFGFDLHNGQIEKAIEQVLQSDHIRLLGVHCHIGSQIFDTAGFVLAAEKIFAKLNEWRESFGFVSEVLNLGGGFGIRYTEEDEPLHPAVYVEKIIEAVKENAELYAFDIPEIWIEPGRSLVGDAGTTLYTIGSQKEVPGTRKYAAVDGGMSDNIRPALYQAKYEAVSANRISEHHDTTVSIAGKCCESGDMLIWDIDLPEVKEGDLLAVFCTGAYGYSMANNYNRIPRPAVVFVEDGEAHLVIKRETYEDIVKLDLPFKTGVKQ, from the coding sequence TTGTTCTTACATGGCACAAGCAGACAAAACAAACTAGGTCATCTGGAAATCGGAGGTGTGGATGCGCTGTATTTAGTGGAGCATTACGGCACGCCTCTTTATGTTTATGACGTGGCTTTAATACGTGAGCGCGCTAAAAGCTTTAAACAGGCATTCATTGACGCGGATTTAAAAGCGCAGGTCGCATACGCGAGCAAGGCATTTTCTTCCGTTGCAATGATACAGCTCGCTGAGCAGGAGGGGCTTTCATTGGACGTTGTGTCCGGCGGAGAGCTGTTTACGGCGGTTTCGGCCGGTTTTCCGGCTGACCGGATACATTTTCACGGCAATAACAAAAGCAGGGAAGAATTGCAAATGGCGCTCGATCATCAAATCGGCTGCATCGTCGTTGATAATTTTCATGAAATATCCTTACTTGCGGAACTGTGCCGCAAATCAGGGCGCGCCATGGATGTGCTTCTGCGGATCACCCCGGGGGTAGAGGCGCACACGCATGATTATATTACGACGGGGCAGGAAGATTCCAAATTCGGTTTTGATCTGCATAACGGGCAAATAGAAAAGGCGATTGAGCAAGTATTACAGTCAGACCATATCCGTCTTCTCGGCGTTCACTGCCATATCGGATCGCAAATTTTTGATACGGCGGGCTTTGTCCTGGCCGCGGAAAAAATCTTTGCAAAACTGAATGAATGGAGAGAATCATTCGGCTTTGTCTCTGAAGTGCTGAATTTAGGAGGAGGCTTCGGCATCCGCTACACAGAAGAGGATGAACCTCTTCATCCCGCCGTCTACGTGGAAAAAATTATTGAAGCGGTAAAAGAAAACGCAGAACTGTACGCTTTTGACATTCCGGAAATTTGGATTGAACCGGGACGTTCGCTCGTCGGAGACGCCGGAACGACGCTTTATACCATCGGTTCGCAAAAAGAAGTGCCCGGCACCCGTAAATATGCAGCCGTTGACGGAGGCATGAGCGACAATATCCGTCCTGCGCTTTATCAGGCGAAATATGAAGCCGTATCGGCAAACAGAATCTCAGAACACCATGACACAACGGTATCCATCGCGGGTAAGTGCTGTGAAAGCGGAGATATGCTCATCTGGGATATAGACCTTCCGGAAGTGAAAGAAGGCGATCTGCTCGCCGTTTTCTGCACGGGGGCATACGGATACAGCATGGCTAACAACTATAACCGCATTCCGCGTCCCGCGGTTGTATTTGTGGAAGACGGCGAAGCGCATCTTGTCATTAAAAGAGAAACCTATGAAGACATTGTCAAGCTGGATCTGCCGTTTAAGACGGGAGTCAAACAATAA
- the spoVAC gene encoding stage V sporulation protein AC: MTNLKENYKTKVKDYQPKPPYVWNCVKAFLIGGLICLIGQALQDFYIHFFNFNEKTAGNPTSATLILISALLTGFGIYDRLGQFAGAGSAVPVTGFANSMTSAALEHRSEGLVLGVATNMFKLAGNVIVFGVVAAYIVGLIRFACEKLFS; encoded by the coding sequence GTGACAAACTTAAAAGAAAATTACAAAACAAAAGTGAAAGACTATCAGCCGAAACCGCCATATGTCTGGAATTGTGTCAAAGCTTTTCTGATCGGCGGTTTGATCTGTCTGATCGGGCAGGCTCTTCAAGATTTTTACATCCACTTTTTTAATTTTAACGAAAAAACAGCGGGCAACCCGACGTCCGCCACTCTTATTTTAATTTCAGCCCTGCTGACCGGATTCGGCATTTATGACAGACTCGGTCAATTTGCCGGAGCGGGTTCAGCCGTGCCGGTGACGGGATTTGCAAACAGTATGACAAGCGCGGCTCTGGAACACAGAAGTGAAGGGCTTGTGCTCGGAGTGGCGACAAACATGTTTAAATTGGCGGGAAACGTCATTGTATTCGGCGTCGTGGCGGCCTATATCGTAGGCCTGATACGGTTTGCTTGTGAAAAACTGTTTTCATAG
- the spoIIAA gene encoding anti-sigma F factor antagonist, protein MSLGIDFHVKESVLCIRLTGELDHHTAESLKQKVTESLEADGIRHIVLNLEDLSFMDSSGLGVILGRYKQIKQLGGEMVVCAISPAVRRLFDMSGLFKIIRFEQSEQKALLTLGVAS, encoded by the coding sequence ATGAGCCTTGGAATTGACTTTCATGTCAAAGAATCCGTGCTTTGTATTCGATTAACAGGTGAACTTGACCACCATACGGCAGAATCATTAAAACAAAAGGTGACTGAATCGCTGGAGGCTGACGGCATCCGTCACATCGTGCTGAACCTTGAAGATCTTTCCTTCATGGACAGCTCGGGCCTCGGCGTGATTTTAGGACGTTATAAACAAATTAAACAGCTCGGCGGAGAAATGGTCGTGTGCGCGATTTCGCCTGCGGTGAGACGTCTGTTTGACATGTCGGGCCTGTTTAAAATTATCAGGTTCGAACAATCAGAACAAAAAGCGCTTTTAACGCTGGGGGTGGCATCATGA